In Rhizobium sp. CIAT894, the following are encoded in one genomic region:
- a CDS encoding malonyl-CoA decarboxylase, with product MSEASFFTDMLQSITDRGRQLLFSGSRATQAAAKVDLQTLCEMLLSSRGEASGMALAAEILDRWEALDSEGAQAFLHMLHEKFGPDTARLDQAIENYRADKSSATTIALHQAAEPRRQELLRRLNHAPNGTAKLVRMRQQLLASKDQSAGYHAVDADLTHLFGSWFNRGFLTLRPIDWTTPAYILEKIIKYEAVHEIAGWEELHRRLAPADRRCFAFFHPRLADEPLVFVEVALTRSVPRAIGDVLDEGREQINADEATTAVFYSISNCQDGLRGISFGNFLIKQVVEDLRRDLPGLKNFVTLSPVPGFASWLAKARASAADRLLPSAARKTLMLLDDPNWPANEKTAAEVERVLLPLAAGYFLMERTPEGRPVDPVARFHLGNGARLERLNFLGDRSTKAMQQAHGLMVNYLYKLDDIVANHEALAQRGEVIASSDVKKLVNQDDSRNGGNGQQGSRPFAQIMNSTLGGGRK from the coding sequence ATGTCCGAGGCTTCCTTCTTCACCGACATGCTGCAGAGCATCACGGACCGCGGGCGCCAGCTTCTGTTTTCCGGCTCACGCGCTACACAGGCCGCAGCCAAGGTCGATCTCCAAACACTTTGTGAAATGCTGCTGTCGAGCCGGGGCGAAGCGTCGGGCATGGCCCTTGCGGCCGAGATACTCGATCGCTGGGAAGCGCTCGACAGCGAGGGCGCGCAGGCATTCCTCCATATGCTGCATGAAAAGTTCGGCCCCGACACGGCGAGGCTCGACCAGGCGATTGAAAATTACCGCGCCGACAAAAGCTCTGCCACCACCATTGCGCTCCATCAGGCGGCTGAGCCGCGGCGACAGGAACTCCTGCGCCGATTGAACCATGCGCCGAACGGCACCGCCAAGCTCGTGCGGATGCGCCAGCAGCTGCTTGCTTCGAAGGACCAATCGGCAGGTTATCACGCCGTTGATGCCGATCTCACGCATCTGTTCGGTTCCTGGTTCAACCGCGGCTTCCTGACGCTCAGGCCAATCGACTGGACGACGCCGGCTTACATCCTTGAAAAGATCATCAAATACGAGGCGGTGCACGAAATTGCCGGCTGGGAGGAGTTGCACCGTCGGTTGGCGCCGGCCGACCGTCGATGCTTCGCCTTCTTTCACCCCCGGCTGGCCGACGAGCCGCTCGTGTTCGTCGAGGTGGCGCTCACACGATCGGTGCCGAGAGCGATTGGAGATGTCCTCGACGAGGGCAGGGAGCAGATCAATGCCGACGAGGCGACGACGGCCGTCTTCTATTCGATTTCCAACTGCCAGGATGGCTTGCGCGGAATTTCGTTCGGCAACTTTCTGATCAAGCAGGTCGTGGAAGACTTGCGCAGGGACCTGCCCGGCCTGAAGAATTTCGTGACGCTATCGCCGGTGCCGGGCTTTGCCAGTTGGCTTGCCAAGGCGCGCGCTTCGGCAGCCGACCGGTTGCTGCCGTCAGCGGCCCGCAAAACGCTGATGTTGCTGGACGATCCGAACTGGCCCGCCAACGAGAAGACGGCGGCCGAAGTGGAGCGCGTGCTGCTGCCGCTGGCGGCGGGCTATTTCCTGATGGAGCGGACGCCGGAAGGGCGCCCCGTCGATCCCGTTGCCCGCTTCCATCTCGGCAACGGCGCTCGGCTTGAAAGACTGAATTTTCTTGGCGACCGCTCGACCAAGGCGATGCAGCAAGCACACGGGCTGATGGTCAATTACCTCTACAAGCTCGACGATATCGTGGCCAATCACGAGGCTCTGGCGCAGCGCGGCGAGGTGATCGCCTCATCTGATGTCAAAAAACTGGTCAATCAAGACGACAGCCGCAATGGCGGCAATGGCCAACAGGGCTCCCGGCCATTCGCACAGATCATGAACTCAACGCTTGGAGGAGGGCGAAAGTGA
- a CDS encoding GntR family transcriptional regulator, whose product MSENVGRWLRDEIENSILSNEFSPGERLDETVLATRFGVSRTPVREALMQLDAIGLIEIRPRRGAVVIDPGPHRVYEMFEVMAELEGLAGSLAARRLDKVSREAITATHSRCEQSAGAGDSDAYYYDNEEFHKAIYAAGRSDFLEEQCVQLHRRLRPYRRLQLRVRNRLSTSFLEHCAIVDAIFAGDGDEARRLLRTHVGIQGERFSDLVASMATR is encoded by the coding sequence ATGTCCGAGAATGTCGGCAGGTGGCTGCGGGATGAAATTGAAAACTCAATTCTTTCCAACGAGTTCTCCCCCGGTGAGCGGCTCGATGAAACGGTGCTCGCGACGCGGTTCGGGGTCTCCCGTACGCCGGTGCGCGAGGCGCTGATGCAACTCGATGCCATCGGCCTCATCGAAATTCGACCGCGCCGGGGCGCTGTCGTCATCGATCCGGGACCGCACCGCGTCTACGAGATGTTCGAGGTTATGGCTGAGCTAGAGGGCCTGGCCGGATCGCTCGCCGCACGACGGCTGGACAAGGTCTCCCGGGAAGCGATCACGGCCACCCATAGCCGCTGCGAACAATCAGCCGGCGCCGGTGACAGCGATGCCTATTATTACGACAATGAGGAATTCCATAAGGCCATCTATGCTGCAGGCCGAAGCGATTTCCTCGAGGAGCAATGTGTGCAATTGCATCGACGCCTGCGCCCCTACCGCCGCCTCCAGTTGCGCGTCCGAAACCGCCTGTCGACATCCTTCTTGGAACATTGCGCCATCGTCGATGCGATCTTTGCCGGAGATGGAGATGAAGCCCGTCGCCTGCTGCGGACGCATGTCGGAATTCAGGGTGAGAGGTTCAGCGATCTGGTCGCAAGCATGGCAACCAGATAG
- a CDS encoding DMT family transporter, translating into MKTKAAAANAGNLIMTGVLLMLLGDLLFALNDAMGKWLVASFAVGQVLVIRSVGAFIVLGPMIARQGPMALFRVEQKGLQFIRVFMATCDVALFYAAVAYLPLADVMTFYMAGPIYIAALSHFFLGEKIGWRRWLAVLVGFTGVVIALRPSTAMLSLPSLFGLAGSLAFALSLVMSRYLRSTSDTTLVTWQTVAALATGIVLSIGHWQSATLIDWSGMLLLGIVATCAHLLITRSLKLAPASLLAPLQYTLLLWAIVLGYVFFNDIPDMQIVVGAAIIVFAGLFIFHRKNLKETVPAEAVPPDGH; encoded by the coding sequence ATGAAGACCAAGGCGGCTGCAGCCAATGCCGGAAACCTGATCATGACGGGTGTCCTGCTGATGTTGCTCGGCGATCTACTCTTTGCGCTGAACGATGCGATGGGCAAGTGGCTGGTTGCAAGCTTCGCCGTCGGCCAGGTGCTGGTGATCCGTTCGGTCGGCGCCTTCATCGTGCTCGGACCGATGATCGCACGCCAAGGACCGATGGCCCTGTTCCGCGTCGAGCAGAAGGGCCTCCAATTCATACGTGTTTTCATGGCGACCTGCGATGTCGCCCTGTTCTACGCTGCCGTCGCCTATCTGCCGCTCGCAGACGTCATGACCTTCTATATGGCTGGGCCGATCTACATTGCGGCGCTCTCGCATTTCTTTCTCGGGGAAAAGATCGGCTGGCGCCGGTGGCTTGCCGTTCTGGTCGGCTTCACAGGCGTCGTCATCGCGCTGCGTCCGTCGACCGCGATGCTGTCGCTTCCGTCACTCTTCGGCCTTGCGGGCAGCTTGGCCTTCGCGCTGTCGCTTGTCATGAGCCGCTATCTGCGCTCGACCAGCGACACGACGCTGGTGACATGGCAGACCGTCGCCGCCCTTGCCACCGGCATCGTTCTCAGCATCGGCCACTGGCAGTCGGCAACGCTGATCGATTGGTCCGGCATGCTGCTGCTCGGGATCGTCGCCACCTGCGCGCATCTGCTCATCACGCGCTCGTTGAAGCTTGCCCCGGCATCGCTGCTCGCGCCGCTGCAATATACGCTGCTGCTCTGGGCGATCGTGCTCGGCTATGTCTTCTTCAACGATATTCCCGACATGCAGATCGTCGTCGGCGCCGCAATCATCGTCTTTGCCGGCCTGTTCATCTTCCACCGGAAGAACCTGAAGGAGACGGTGCCGGCGGAAGCCGTCCCGCCGGACGGGCATTGA
- a CDS encoding DUF4105 domain-containing protein — translation MFRAAKAVFGLAFLLATIWASLALFYRLPVSLPIREVAAGVLALVGVAAVISITWKPRPLIILSFVLCFAGIALWWNSIKPPVTADWAGDVARQVTGTVDGNILTLTNVRNFAWKPDGGFVEKWESRTYDLNKLRSLDLFMSYWAGPEMAHMILSFGFDDDQYLAWSIEVRRTAEGKFSPIGDLFKSNPLVIIAAAESDVIRVRSDIRGEDVQLFRMRVPPANAARLLLQYVSDANTLAEHPRFYNSLTTNCTTTAAKMMRAVGATFPFDWRLIVNGYLPEFAYDRNALDMKRPFEELKAAAHIAARAKGAGTSENFSKAIREGVPSPLD, via the coding sequence ATGTTTCGGGCCGCAAAGGCTGTCTTCGGTTTAGCGTTTCTGCTGGCGACCATATGGGCCTCTCTCGCGCTATTCTACCGCCTGCCGGTTTCCCTGCCCATCCGAGAGGTCGCGGCAGGAGTCCTCGCGCTGGTCGGTGTTGCCGCGGTAATTTCCATCACCTGGAAGCCGCGCCCCCTTATTATCCTTTCTTTCGTCCTGTGTTTTGCAGGCATCGCCTTGTGGTGGAACTCGATCAAGCCCCCGGTGACGGCCGACTGGGCGGGAGACGTCGCGAGGCAAGTGACAGGCACGGTCGACGGCAACATCCTCACGCTGACCAATGTCAGAAATTTCGCCTGGAAACCGGATGGCGGTTTTGTGGAGAAATGGGAGTCGCGCACCTACGACCTGAACAAGCTCAGAAGCCTCGACTTGTTCATGTCCTATTGGGCCGGGCCTGAGATGGCGCACATGATCCTGAGTTTCGGGTTCGATGACGATCAATACCTGGCATGGTCGATCGAGGTGCGGAGAACAGCCGAGGGTAAATTCTCTCCGATCGGCGACCTCTTCAAAAGCAATCCCCTCGTCATCATCGCGGCGGCCGAAAGCGACGTCATTCGTGTCCGATCCGACATACGCGGCGAGGACGTCCAACTCTTTCGCATGCGCGTTCCGCCGGCCAATGCCGCACGGCTTCTCCTGCAATATGTAAGCGATGCCAACACGCTCGCCGAACACCCGCGCTTCTACAACTCGCTCACCACCAACTGCACCACGACTGCCGCCAAAATGATGCGGGCCGTCGGCGCTACATTTCCGTTCGATTGGCGGCTGATCGTGAACGGTTATCTTCCGGAATTCGCCTATGACCGGAATGCGCTCGACATGAAGCGGCCGTTTGAGGAGCTGAAAGCGGCGGCGCATATCGCCGCACGGGCAAAAGGCGCCGGCACCTCAGAGAATTTTTCGAAAGCGATCCGTGAGGGTGTGCCTTCACCGCTCGATTGA
- a CDS encoding DUF763 domain-containing protein, protein MSQRAGSADLPLHGGRVPHWLGDRMTRLGTLITEAIIHHYGRDEFLRRLAHPFWFQSFGAVMGMDWHSSGITTSVLGALKRGLKPRAGELGLHVCGGRGAQSRKTPQELVSIGERVGLDGEGLATTSRLIAKVDSAALQDGFDLYLHGFIVADDGHWVVVQQGMNGDRRQARRYHWLSEGLESFVDSPHAAIEGRSQGEIVNLADRRAERSRRGQLDLLATLGPDRIVREAAALLRTEEPEPEPARQPMLPHLIMPAHHDVRESDVHMRRLHGNLAAAVDRGPADFQELLLVPGVGARTVRALAMVAEVVHGAPCRFSDPARFSIAHGGKDRHPFPVPLKVYDETIGVMKSAVQKGRLGREEELQALRRLDEQSRQMERYVTGPDLKEIIAGEFRQSADFGGRSVFGWEPPRGED, encoded by the coding sequence ATGTCACAACGAGCAGGCAGCGCCGATCTTCCGCTTCACGGAGGACGTGTGCCGCATTGGCTCGGCGACCGGATGACGCGGCTCGGCACGCTGATCACCGAGGCGATCATCCATCACTATGGCCGCGATGAATTCCTGCGCAGGCTCGCCCATCCCTTCTGGTTCCAGTCTTTCGGCGCCGTGATGGGCATGGACTGGCATTCCTCTGGCATTACGACGAGCGTTCTCGGCGCGCTGAAGCGCGGGCTGAAGCCGCGTGCCGGCGAACTCGGCCTACATGTCTGCGGTGGCCGCGGGGCGCAATCGCGCAAGACCCCGCAGGAACTCGTCTCGATCGGCGAGCGGGTCGGCCTCGACGGGGAGGGACTGGCGACGACGAGCCGTCTGATCGCCAAGGTCGACAGCGCCGCCCTTCAGGACGGCTTCGACCTTTATCTCCATGGCTTTATCGTCGCCGATGACGGCCATTGGGTGGTCGTGCAGCAGGGCATGAACGGCGACAGGCGGCAGGCCCGGCGTTATCACTGGTTGTCGGAGGGACTGGAGAGTTTCGTCGATTCGCCGCATGCGGCGATCGAGGGACGCAGCCAGGGCGAGATCGTCAATCTCGCCGACAGGCGCGCCGAGCGCTCGCGGCGCGGCCAGCTCGACCTGCTGGCAACGCTCGGTCCCGACAGGATCGTCCGCGAGGCCGCCGCACTGCTGCGCACCGAAGAGCCGGAGCCCGAGCCCGCCCGACAGCCGATGCTGCCGCACCTGATCATGCCCGCCCATCACGACGTGCGTGAGAGCGATGTGCATATGCGCCGGCTGCATGGAAATCTGGCCGCCGCCGTCGACCGCGGGCCGGCGGACTTCCAGGAACTGCTGCTCGTTCCCGGCGTCGGCGCCCGCACGGTGAGGGCGCTGGCGATGGTGGCGGAAGTCGTGCACGGCGCGCCCTGCCGTTTTTCCGATCCGGCACGCTTCTCAATCGCCCATGGCGGCAAGGACCGCCATCCTTTCCCGGTGCCGCTCAAGGTTTATGACGAGACGATCGGCGTGATGAAATCGGCGGTGCAGAAAGGCAGGCTCGGCCGGGAGGAAGAGCTGCAGGCGCTCAGGCGCCTGGATGAGCAATCTCGGCAGATGGAACGCTATGTCACCGGCCCCGATCTCAAGGAAATCATCGCCGGCGAATTCCGCCAATCCGCCGATTTCGGTGGCCGCAGCGTCTTCGGCTGGGAGCCGCCCAGGGGTGAGGATTAG
- a CDS encoding phospholipase D-like domain-containing protein codes for MSAFETTSEQAYLTRTKAQHPGSQKEGNTALRLQGRAEKAAFLINGDRYFAEVARALRQARRTVWIVGWDFNPDILLEPEKSGETLADLLHAAAAANPELEIRILIWALGPIYSDKSLQVLRKKNFPKNARIDLRFDLPGALRGCHHQKLVCIDDALSFIGGMDLTSRRWDTRRHRAREKLRCDPEGVSYDPLHDVQAMVTGDAAGLIGDIARQRWEKATGEKHLPLAEGSPFAWPDDLAVSLREIPVGLVLTEPSTTFRTGISDGIASTLNIISRARRQLYIEAQYLASFRVADAIAARLREEDGPEVVIICTRSSHGLIEKLVMGSNRDRLIRRLKRADRADRLRVYYPVVPGPVPMPGKDSEVEVLIHSKLILADDALVRIGSSNLNNRSEGLDCECDMLFEAACDEHHRAIADLRNRLLAEYLGTTSETFAAAFGESGSMIAAIDALSNGPRRLREFTVEPSGSVSPIAGTAIFDPARPFLPLHRLGLGSLVRLLARPA; via the coding sequence ATGAGCGCATTCGAAACCACATCCGAACAAGCGTACCTGACCCGAACAAAAGCGCAACATCCTGGAAGCCAAAAAGAGGGGAATACGGCATTGCGGCTCCAAGGACGCGCGGAAAAAGCCGCCTTTCTGATCAACGGCGACAGATATTTCGCCGAAGTCGCGCGAGCATTACGGCAGGCGCGGCGCACTGTCTGGATCGTCGGCTGGGATTTCAATCCCGACATTCTGTTGGAACCGGAAAAATCCGGCGAAACATTGGCCGATCTGCTGCATGCGGCGGCGGCGGCCAATCCCGAACTCGAAATACGTATCCTCATCTGGGCACTCGGACCGATCTATTCGGACAAATCCCTGCAGGTGCTTCGGAAGAAGAATTTCCCGAAGAACGCCAGGATCGATCTGCGCTTCGATCTTCCGGGCGCCCTGCGAGGCTGTCATCATCAAAAGCTCGTCTGCATCGACGATGCACTGTCCTTCATCGGCGGCATGGATCTGACGTCGCGGCGATGGGATACAAGGCGCCACCGCGCCAGGGAAAAGCTGCGGTGCGACCCCGAGGGCGTTTCCTACGATCCGCTGCATGACGTTCAGGCGATGGTCACGGGCGACGCGGCCGGGCTGATCGGCGATATCGCCAGGCAACGCTGGGAAAAAGCCACCGGCGAAAAGCACCTGCCGCTCGCCGAGGGCTCGCCGTTCGCATGGCCGGACGATCTAGCCGTTTCACTGCGAGAAATCCCGGTCGGCTTGGTGCTGACGGAGCCGTCGACCACCTTCCGAACCGGCATCAGCGACGGCATCGCCTCGACATTGAACATCATCTCCCGGGCGCGGCGCCAGCTTTACATCGAGGCGCAATATCTCGCCTCCTTTCGTGTCGCCGACGCCATTGCCGCGCGGCTGCGGGAAGAAGATGGGCCGGAAGTGGTCATCATCTGCACGCGCAGCTCTCACGGGCTGATCGAAAAACTCGTCATGGGCAGCAACCGCGACCGCCTCATCCGACGCCTCAAGAGGGCTGATCGCGCAGATCGCCTGCGGGTCTATTATCCCGTCGTGCCCGGCCCCGTGCCCATGCCGGGAAAGGATAGCGAGGTGGAGGTCCTGATCCATTCCAAACTGATACTTGCCGATGACGCGTTGGTCCGGATCGGCTCCTCCAATCTCAACAACCGCTCGGAAGGACTGGATTGCGAATGCGACATGCTGTTCGAGGCGGCCTGCGACGAGCATCACCGTGCTATCGCAGATCTGCGCAACCGCCTGCTGGCCGAATATCTCGGAACGACCAGCGAAACCTTTGCCGCGGCCTTTGGGGAAAGCGGCTCGATGATTGCGGCGATCGATGCGTTGAGTAACGGGCCGCGCCGCTTGAGGGAATTCACGGTCGAACCGTCCGGCAGTGTTTCACCGATCGCAGGCACCGCGATCTTCGACCCGGCTCGCCCCTTCCTCCCTCTACACCGACTGGGCCTCGGCTCCCTCGTCCGCCTGCTGGCCCGCCCGGCGTGA